The proteins below come from a single Vitreimonas flagellata genomic window:
- a CDS encoding DoxX family protein: protein MGFLSKYSGALLSILRIMSALLFMAHGTAKLLGFPATEMFAQPPEPMTLIWFAGVLELVGGALLAIGLFTRPVAFVLSGMMAVAYWMAHAPQAFYPIQNQGELAIMFCFTFLYMAAAGGGSWSVDNMIGRKG from the coding sequence ATGGGTTTTCTCAGCAAATATTCCGGCGCGTTGCTCAGCATTTTACGCATCATGTCGGCGCTGCTTTTCATGGCGCATGGCACGGCGAAGCTGCTTGGCTTCCCTGCCACCGAAATGTTCGCGCAACCGCCTGAACCAATGACGCTCATCTGGTTTGCCGGCGTGCTCGAATTGGTCGGCGGCGCATTGCTCGCCATTGGCCTCTTCACGCGTCCTGTCGCGTTCGTGCTCTCGGGCATGATGGCCGTCGCCTATTGGATGGCGCACGCGCCGCAAGCGTTTTACCCGATCCAGAACCAAGGCGAGCTCGCCATCATGTTCTGCTTCACGTTCCTCTACATGGCCGCCGCAGGCGGCGGGTCGTGGAGCGTGGACAATATGATCGGCAGAAAGGGCTGA
- a CDS encoding sensor histidine kinase, with translation MGATSENRRIWVMTIRRFVELAWAGHGLTRYASVAVVPLLVGLMVPGLWWVPCAIGGVVGLTADHFAQRAFTRLSARLESLDDKALRGVFAGHTFVLALITAAYVTPYAVLAFAPQPAPLIGLMFSAGALMICTSLHVMTPRMIFFTSPPVILALVANGYALGGEQALLGAALAALLGGNALVMARANAGSFRDLMAAQFRIEQAAEELELRVEERTAQLAVATRRAQAANRAKSVFLANMSHELRTPLNAVIGYAEIVQEDLESGETERSAADLARIRNAANHLLAMITEVLDFSRIEAGKMELSPEDFDLAALLNAAADDVRLTAEKQNTRISVKLAPAVTTIHADQTRVRQCVLNLMSNAAKFTHDGEISVEARPCRIDGAPGVAIHVRDTGKGIAPDDLKRLFQPFVQVDNTKTRNHDGAGLGLVITRRLARAMGGNVVAESEPGKGSTFTLYLRSTPMTAQQAA, from the coding sequence TTGGGCGCGACAAGCGAAAATCGACGCATCTGGGTCATGACGATCCGCCGCTTCGTTGAGCTGGCGTGGGCCGGGCATGGGCTCACGCGCTATGCGTCCGTGGCCGTGGTGCCGCTGCTTGTTGGGCTCATGGTGCCCGGCCTTTGGTGGGTTCCGTGCGCGATCGGCGGCGTCGTCGGTTTGACAGCCGATCATTTCGCGCAGCGTGCGTTCACGCGCCTTTCGGCGCGGCTGGAGAGTTTGGACGACAAGGCGCTGCGCGGCGTCTTCGCCGGCCACACCTTTGTGCTTGCGTTGATAACGGCGGCTTACGTGACACCCTACGCTGTGCTCGCTTTCGCGCCGCAGCCTGCGCCGCTGATCGGACTCATGTTCTCGGCCGGGGCGTTGATGATCTGCACCTCGCTGCACGTGATGACGCCACGCATGATCTTTTTCACCTCGCCGCCGGTCATTCTGGCGCTGGTGGCGAACGGGTACGCCTTGGGCGGCGAGCAAGCGCTCTTGGGCGCCGCGCTTGCGGCGTTGCTTGGCGGCAATGCGCTCGTCATGGCGCGCGCCAATGCTGGCAGCTTCCGCGATTTGATGGCGGCGCAATTCAGGATTGAGCAGGCCGCCGAAGAATTGGAGCTGCGCGTCGAGGAGCGCACGGCGCAGTTGGCCGTGGCGACACGGCGCGCCCAAGCCGCCAATCGCGCCAAGTCAGTATTCCTCGCCAATATGAGCCACGAGCTGCGCACGCCGCTCAACGCCGTGATCGGTTATGCGGAGATCGTGCAAGAGGATTTGGAGAGCGGTGAAACCGAGCGCAGCGCCGCCGACCTTGCACGTATTCGCAACGCGGCGAACCATTTGCTGGCCATGATCACCGAGGTGCTTGATTTCTCGCGCATCGAAGCGGGCAAGATGGAGCTTTCGCCGGAAGATTTCGACCTCGCCGCGCTGCTCAACGCCGCTGCAGACGATGTACGGCTCACGGCCGAGAAGCAAAACACGCGCATCAGCGTAAAGCTCGCGCCAGCCGTAACCACCATCCATGCCGATCAAACGCGCGTGCGCCAATGCGTGCTGAACCTGATGTCGAACGCAGCGAAGTTCACGCATGATGGCGAAATCAGCGTCGAGGCGAGGCCGTGTCGTATCGATGGCGCGCCGGGCGTGGCGATCCATGTGCGCGACACGGGCAAAGGCATCGCGCCCGATGATTTGAAGCGCCTGTTCCAACCGTTCGTTCAGGTCGACAACACTAAGACCCGCAACCATGACGGCGCGGGCCTCGGCCTTGTCATCACGCGCCGCTTGGCCCGGGCGATGGGCGGCAATGTGGTCGCCGAGAGCGAGCCCGGCAAAGGCTCCACCTTCACGCTCTATCTGCGCTCAACGCCCATGACGGCACAGCAAGCGGCTTAA
- a CDS encoding GlxA family transcriptional regulator, which produces MQRPIQIAILATPEVEPWVALGIHDAFWAVGVLWNRVMGEPEAPAFAPQIVSTDGAMMQTSTGVNINPQGTLASLPRPDIIFVPSILIASGAEFGRNNPEVLRWLRDAHANGSRVVSSCTGSFALAAAGLLDGREATTHWAFVDPMRKEYPQIKVRGDRIIVTADDDGSIVSAGGATSWTDLVLYLVGRFVSQEEARRLAKMSLFDWHHQGQNPYARLVTKPQRDDAAIHAVQEWAAQNYAEPDIVSAMTARAQLTEKTFARRFRAATGFAPLEYVQRLRIEESKQMLETSDSPIEAIGEQVGYMDAASFRRLFKRYVGESPAEYRRRCAVPDHVRKLPT; this is translated from the coding sequence GTGCAGCGGCCGATCCAAATCGCGATCCTGGCGACGCCGGAGGTCGAGCCCTGGGTGGCGCTCGGCATCCATGATGCGTTCTGGGCGGTGGGCGTGCTGTGGAACCGCGTCATGGGCGAGCCGGAAGCGCCAGCGTTCGCGCCACAAATCGTCTCCACCGATGGCGCAATGATGCAGACCAGCACCGGCGTGAACATCAACCCACAGGGCACGCTCGCCTCACTGCCGCGCCCAGACATCATCTTCGTGCCGTCGATCCTGATTGCCTCCGGCGCCGAGTTCGGCCGCAACAATCCCGAAGTGCTGCGCTGGTTGCGCGATGCGCACGCGAACGGCTCGCGCGTGGTCTCCTCTTGCACCGGCTCATTCGCGCTCGCCGCAGCCGGGCTGCTCGATGGACGCGAAGCGACAACGCATTGGGCGTTCGTTGATCCGATGCGGAAGGAATATCCGCAAATCAAGGTGCGCGGCGATCGCATCATCGTCACCGCCGACGACGACGGCAGCATTGTCTCCGCTGGCGGCGCGACGTCGTGGACGGATCTCGTACTCTATCTCGTCGGGCGTTTTGTAAGCCAAGAAGAAGCGCGACGACTAGCGAAGATGTCGCTCTTCGATTGGCATCACCAGGGGCAGAACCCGTACGCGCGGCTCGTCACCAAACCCCAGCGCGACGACGCCGCGATCCATGCCGTGCAAGAATGGGCGGCGCAGAATTACGCTGAGCCCGACATCGTCTCCGCAATGACAGCCCGCGCGCAGCTCACGGAGAAAACCTTCGCCCGCCGCTTCAGGGCCGCCACAGGCTTTGCCCCACTGGAATACGTGCAGCGCCTGCGCATCGAGGAGAGCAAGCAAATGCTCGAAACCAGCGACAGCCCGATCGAGGCGATCGGCGAGCAGGTCGGCTACATGGACGCCGCTTCGTTCCGGCGCTTGTTCAAGCGCTATGTCGGCGAATCACCTGCCGAGTATCGCCGCCGCTGCGCGGTGCCGGATCATGTCCGAAAACTGCCGACTTAG
- a CDS encoding TetR/AcrR family transcriptional regulator, with the protein MSKGEQTRERLLDIAQDAVLHKGFAGTSLDEIICEAGITKSGFFYHFRDKNDLAKALLQRYLDNEWRVFDDLFRQAEELSDDPLHSFLIFLKLFADLMSDIPNGHPGCLVASYVYQDYLFSQEVRRMTTEGHRIWRTRFRERLDRIAARYPPKIEVDLNDMADMLSAVADGGIILGKSLAEPAVLSRQIMQYRAYVKLVFGG; encoded by the coding sequence CTGAGCAAAGGCGAACAAACCCGCGAACGTCTGCTCGACATCGCGCAGGACGCGGTGCTGCACAAAGGGTTCGCGGGCACCTCGCTCGATGAAATCATTTGCGAAGCCGGCATCACCAAGAGCGGCTTCTTCTATCACTTCCGCGACAAGAACGATCTCGCGAAGGCGTTGTTGCAGCGTTATCTCGACAACGAATGGCGCGTCTTTGACGACCTCTTCCGCCAAGCCGAAGAGCTCAGCGACGATCCGCTGCACAGCTTCCTCATCTTCTTGAAGCTGTTCGCCGACCTGATGAGCGACATCCCCAACGGTCATCCCGGCTGCTTGGTCGCCTCCTACGTCTATCAGGACTATCTGTTCAGCCAGGAAGTCCGCCGCATGACGACGGAGGGGCATCGCATCTGGCGCACGCGCTTCCGCGAGCGGCTGGACCGCATCGCCGCGCGCTATCCGCCAAAGATCGAAGTCGACCTCAACGACATGGCTGACATGCTCTCGGCAGTGGCGGACGGCGGCATCATTCTGGGCAAATCGCTCGCAGAGCCTGCCGTGCTCTCACGCCAGATCATGCAATATCGCGCGTACGTGAAACTGGTGTTCGGCGGTTAA
- a CDS encoding YbaB/EbfC family nucleoid-associated protein has protein sequence MKDISQIMRQAQQMQAKINEAQKKLEAMEVEGTAGGGMVKLRISGKNALLGIAIDPSLMVADEREILEDLIKAAHDDARRKLETAQNDEMKGLSGGLGILPGFKMPF, from the coding sequence ATGAAAGACATCTCGCAGATCATGCGCCAAGCGCAGCAGATGCAGGCCAAGATCAACGAGGCGCAGAAGAAGCTTGAGGCCATGGAAGTCGAAGGCACAGCCGGCGGCGGCATGGTGAAACTGCGCATCTCCGGCAAGAACGCCCTGCTCGGCATCGCGATCGATCCTTCGCTCATGGTCGCCGACGAACGCGAAATCCTCGAAGACCTGATCAAAGCCGCCCACGACGACGCGCGCCGGAAGCTCGAGACAGCGCAGAATGATGAGATGAAGGGCCTAAGCGGCGGCCTGGGAATTCTGCCCGGCTTTAAGATGCCGTTCTGA
- a CDS encoding META domain-containing protein → MTLSGVMRVVLNRTTLSGLALASALVAAACASSAPSAPLSGTRWQAQTIEGAPVAYRTPTIEFAADRISGTGGCNRYFGTYQIIGAQISVADVGATEMACEPVVMAQEAAFHTALGDARTYRREGETLILASASGDVLVFRPAQ, encoded by the coding sequence ATGACGTTGTCGGGCGTTATGCGCGTTGTGCTCAATCGAACCACGTTGTCTGGCCTCGCGCTGGCGAGTGCGCTCGTGGCGGCCGCGTGCGCGTCGAGCGCACCTTCTGCGCCGCTCTCCGGCACACGCTGGCAGGCGCAAACCATCGAGGGCGCGCCCGTCGCCTATCGCACGCCCACCATCGAATTCGCCGCCGACCGCATTAGCGGCACGGGCGGCTGCAATCGCTATTTCGGGACGTACCAAATCATAGGCGCGCAAATCAGCGTGGCTGACGTGGGCGCAACGGAGATGGCGTGCGAGCCAGTGGTGATGGCGCAAGAGGCGGCGTTTCACACGGCTTTGGGCGACGCGCGCACGTATCGCCGCGAAGGCGAAACGCTGATTTTGGCCTCCGCGAGCGGAGATGTGCTCGTTTTTCGACCGGCTCAATAG
- a CDS encoding cation:proton antiporter, whose product MEHGATGGAVLTQALVFLGATCLVIPALRRAKLSAVMGFLLIGVGMGPHVLGQMADAWPWLNAFELREERPTALLAELGVVFLLFIIGLEVSFERLWALKRYVFGLGLAQVVLSTIAIAGVALAFGNSFAAASVLGLAFALSSTALVLQLLREGHQIATPVGRISFSVLLMQDLMVVPILFLVAALGTDASSFSGHNVLFALFSALVSLTLIFTFGRVLLRPLFRWVASIDSREVFIAAAILAAIGMATAAQSAGLSMGLGAFLAGLLLAETEFRHQIETDLEPFKDLLLGLFFVTVGMQIDIALLLADPVMILIGVVGLFVIKIAIIAPLARVFGIPWPRAIGVAFLLGQAGEFAFVVIAVARGNGAIPEATADYMLLVTALSIFVTPFVAALGGRIARELANKDTTIESDLAQEGGHVVIAGFGRVGQTLADILDKQEISYIALDSDAAAVAVARNRGSPVHFGDSSRRDVLASIGAANAAAIVVTINNPAAVDLIVTQAKQAWPHVPVYARARDGEHARRLHQLGAALASPDTMEAALQLGEALLNGIGVPDEAARRIIDERREAEIVKALYQAP is encoded by the coding sequence ATGGAGCACGGAGCCACCGGTGGCGCGGTCCTGACCCAGGCGCTGGTCTTCCTCGGCGCCACCTGCCTCGTCATCCCAGCCTTACGCAGGGCCAAGCTCAGCGCCGTGATGGGGTTTCTCCTGATTGGCGTCGGCATGGGCCCGCATGTGCTCGGGCAAATGGCCGACGCTTGGCCCTGGCTCAACGCGTTTGAGCTGCGCGAAGAACGCCCCACGGCGTTGCTGGCCGAATTGGGCGTCGTCTTCCTGCTCTTCATCATCGGACTTGAGGTTTCGTTTGAGCGCCTCTGGGCGCTGAAGCGCTACGTGTTCGGCCTAGGGCTGGCGCAAGTCGTGTTGAGCACGATCGCCATCGCCGGCGTGGCGCTTGCCTTCGGTAATAGCTTCGCAGCGGCTTCAGTATTGGGCCTGGCCTTCGCGCTTTCCTCCACAGCGCTTGTGCTCCAGCTACTGCGCGAAGGCCACCAGATCGCAACGCCCGTCGGACGCATCTCGTTCTCCGTGCTGCTGATGCAGGACCTGATGGTCGTGCCGATCTTGTTTCTCGTCGCAGCACTTGGGACGGATGCATCCAGTTTCAGCGGTCACAACGTGCTCTTCGCACTCTTCAGCGCGTTGGTTTCGCTCACGCTGATCTTCACATTCGGCCGCGTACTCTTGCGTCCGCTCTTTCGCTGGGTTGCATCGATCGACAGCCGCGAGGTCTTCATCGCCGCCGCCATTCTCGCCGCCATCGGCATGGCGACCGCCGCGCAGTCAGCAGGCCTCTCGATGGGCCTTGGCGCGTTTCTCGCCGGCTTACTCCTCGCGGAAACAGAATTCCGCCACCAGATCGAAACCGACCTTGAGCCCTTCAAGGACCTGCTGCTCGGACTCTTCTTCGTCACCGTCGGCATGCAGATCGATATCGCTCTTCTCCTTGCCGATCCCGTGATGATCCTCATCGGCGTCGTCGGACTATTTGTCATCAAGATCGCGATCATCGCACCCCTTGCGCGCGTGTTCGGCATCCCTTGGCCGCGGGCAATCGGCGTCGCTTTCCTGCTCGGACAAGCGGGCGAGTTCGCTTTCGTCGTGATCGCCGTCGCGCGCGGCAATGGCGCAATCCCGGAGGCGACAGCCGATTACATGCTGCTCGTCACCGCGCTCTCGATCTTCGTCACGCCCTTCGTTGCAGCCCTCGGCGGCCGCATCGCGCGCGAGCTCGCGAACAAGGACACCACCATCGAGTCTGACCTCGCGCAGGAAGGCGGACATGTCGTCATCGCCGGCTTCGGTCGCGTCGGCCAAACGCTGGCCGACATTCTGGACAAACAGGAAATCTCCTACATTGCGCTGGATTCCGACGCCGCAGCCGTCGCAGTCGCCCGCAATCGCGGCAGCCCGGTGCATTTCGGCGATTCAAGCCGGCGCGACGTGCTGGCCTCCATCGGCGCCGCCAACGCCGCCGCCATCGTCGTCACGATCAACAATCCAGCCGCCGTCGATCTCATCGTCACGCAAGCCAAGCAAGCCTGGCCGCATGTGCCGGTCTATGCGCGCGCCCGCGACGGCGAGCACGCACGCCGCTTGCACCAATTGGGCGCAGCGCTCGCCAGCCCAGACACAATGGAAGCAGCGCTTCAATTAGGTGAAGCGCTGCTCAATGGGATTGGCGTTCCAGACGAAGCCGCGCGGCGCATCATTGACGAGCGCCGCGAAGCCGAGATCGTCAAGGCGCTCTATCAAGCGCCCTGA
- a CDS encoding acyl-CoA dehydrogenase family protein has translation MSAELLAGLDQAANNAAKYAEAARDAVKPLVSKGGKIDRVALHREQHVVHGLAWVATYAETLREVRDWARALGAKGAFGETEQLLAKLLVAEYSAQLAGGVPMTQVEIIRPDHFGVVAPAVALTITQAEKSRLAALLHESQGRATVENTNLDSDFEMIRDQFRKFADDKIMPYAHGWHCNDELIPLEILNEMGELGVFGLTIPEEYGGSGLGKTAMCVVSEELSRAWIGAGSLGTRSEIAAELILIGGTAEQKAEWLPKIASAEILPTAVFTEPNTGSDLGSLRTRAVKDGEHYVVTGNKTWITHAARADVMTLLVRTDPNTNGFNGLSMLLAPKQRGDDATPFPTPGMSGGEIEVIGYRGMKEYEIGFDGFKVPAGNLLGGVEGQGFKQLMATFESARIQTAARAVGVAQSALELGLKYAIDRKQFGQEIFEFPRVSNKLVMIAAEVMAVRQLTYFSARRKDSGKRCDLEAGMAKLLAARVAWAAADNALQIHGGNGFAVEYPISRVLADARILNIFEGAGEIQAMVIARRLLEEGAN, from the coding sequence ATGTCCGCTGAATTGCTGGCTGGGCTCGATCAAGCCGCCAACAACGCCGCCAAGTACGCCGAAGCGGCGCGCGACGCGGTAAAGCCGCTCGTGTCGAAGGGCGGCAAGATCGACCGCGTGGCTCTCCATCGCGAACAGCATGTCGTGCACGGCCTGGCCTGGGTCGCCACCTATGCTGAGACGCTGCGCGAAGTCCGCGATTGGGCGCGCGCGTTGGGCGCGAAGGGCGCGTTCGGCGAGACCGAGCAGCTGTTGGCGAAATTGCTGGTTGCTGAGTATAGCGCCCAACTCGCCGGCGGCGTGCCGATGACGCAAGTCGAGATCATCCGCCCGGATCATTTTGGCGTAGTCGCGCCTGCTGTGGCGCTCACGATCACGCAAGCGGAGAAGAGCCGGCTCGCGGCGCTGCTGCATGAGTCACAAGGCCGCGCCACGGTGGAGAACACCAACCTCGATTCTGATTTCGAGATGATCCGCGATCAATTCCGCAAATTCGCTGACGACAAGATCATGCCGTATGCGCACGGCTGGCACTGCAACGACGAACTGATCCCACTCGAAATTCTGAATGAGATGGGCGAACTCGGCGTGTTCGGCCTCACCATTCCGGAAGAATACGGCGGCTCAGGTTTGGGCAAGACGGCGATGTGCGTTGTCTCCGAGGAACTTTCGCGCGCTTGGATTGGCGCGGGCTCGCTCGGTACGCGCAGCGAGATCGCGGCCGAGCTAATTCTGATCGGCGGCACGGCCGAACAAAAAGCCGAATGGCTGCCGAAGATCGCGAGCGCAGAAATTCTACCGACGGCGGTGTTCACTGAGCCGAACACTGGCTCTGATTTGGGCTCACTTCGCACACGCGCGGTGAAGGATGGCGAGCACTACGTCGTCACCGGCAACAAGACCTGGATCACGCATGCCGCCCGCGCCGATGTCATGACGCTGCTGGTGCGCACCGATCCGAACACCAATGGCTTCAACGGCCTTTCCATGCTGCTCGCGCCCAAGCAGCGCGGCGATGACGCGACCCCGTTCCCGACGCCGGGTATGAGCGGCGGCGAGATCGAGGTGATCGGCTATCGCGGCATGAAGGAATACGAGATCGGCTTCGACGGTTTCAAAGTGCCGGCGGGTAATCTCCTCGGCGGCGTTGAAGGCCAAGGCTTCAAGCAGTTGATGGCGACGTTTGAAAGCGCGCGAATTCAAACCGCAGCCCGCGCTGTCGGTGTGGCGCAGAGCGCGCTTGAACTCGGGCTGAAGTACGCGATCGACCGCAAGCAATTCGGTCAGGAGATTTTCGAGTTCCCGCGTGTGTCGAACAAGCTTGTGATGATCGCCGCGGAAGTTATGGCGGTGCGCCAGCTGACGTATTTCTCGGCGCGCCGGAAGGACAGCGGCAAACGCTGCGATCTCGAAGCGGGCATGGCGAAGCTCTTGGCGGCGCGTGTGGCGTGGGCGGCGGCTGATAACGCGCTGCAGATCCACGGCGGCAACGGTTTTGCGGTGGAATACCCGATCAGCCGTGTGTTGGCTGATGCGCGCATCCTCAACATCTTCGAAGGCGCTGGCGAAATCCAAGCCATGGTGATCGCGCGCCGGCTCTTGGAAGAGGGCGCCAATTAG
- the recR gene encoding recombination mediator RecR produces the protein MRSSKSTTAAPEIEALIALLAKVPGLGPRSARRAALQLLKKKDALMVPLASALSEAAEKVRACSTCGSLDTQDPCALCSKPERDDGLICVVAEVGDVWALERAGAFKGRYHVLGGLLSALDGVRPDDLRIAKLIERASAPGVREVILALSATVDGQTTGHYLAERLQPIGITVSRLSHGVPVGGELDLLDDGTLFAALQSRRPS, from the coding sequence ATGCGTTCCAGCAAATCCACCACCGCCGCCCCTGAGATTGAGGCGCTGATCGCGTTGCTGGCGAAGGTGCCCGGCCTCGGCCCCCGCTCGGCGCGACGTGCGGCGTTGCAGCTTCTGAAGAAGAAGGACGCGCTGATGGTGCCGCTGGCCTCCGCGCTATCGGAGGCGGCGGAGAAAGTGCGCGCCTGCTCCACGTGCGGTTCGCTCGATACGCAAGACCCGTGCGCGCTTTGCAGCAAGCCCGAGCGCGATGACGGCCTGATCTGCGTCGTTGCTGAAGTCGGCGACGTCTGGGCGTTGGAGCGCGCGGGCGCGTTCAAAGGTCGCTACCATGTGCTGGGCGGTTTGCTCTCTGCACTCGATGGTGTGCGGCCCGACGATCTGCGCATCGCCAAATTGATCGAACGCGCCAGCGCACCGGGCGTGCGCGAAGTGATCCTGGCGCTCTCGGCCACCGTCGATGGCCAAACCACTGGGCATTATCTCGCCGAGCGCCTGCAGCCCATTGGCATCACGGTCAGCCGCCTCTCACACGGCGTACCCGTCGGCGGCGAACTCGACCTTCTGGACGACGGGACGCTCTTTGCTGCACTGCAAAGCCGTCGCCCGTCATAA
- a CDS encoding TetR/AcrR family transcriptional regulator produces the protein MSKGEATRERLLDLAEAAVLQKGFAATTIEELIAAAGMTKSGFFYHFRDKNELAQALLRRYIQRHNDIIDDMFVRSAELTDDPLHGFLIGLKFFADMLADLPNTHPGCIVASFCYQDQQFNRDIRDLNADGIRAWRARILSRLQDVAKRYPPRAGVEIEALADMCTAIVEGGIILSRTLDEKAMLARQVMAYRNYVKLAFEARVEA, from the coding sequence TTGAGCAAAGGCGAGGCGACGCGGGAGCGGCTGCTGGATCTGGCGGAGGCGGCCGTCCTGCAGAAGGGCTTCGCCGCGACCACGATTGAGGAATTGATCGCCGCCGCCGGCATGACCAAGAGTGGCTTCTTCTATCATTTCCGCGACAAGAACGAACTCGCTCAGGCGCTGCTACGTCGCTACATCCAGCGCCACAATGACATCATCGACGACATGTTTGTGCGCTCGGCCGAACTCACAGACGATCCCCTGCATGGCTTCCTCATCGGCCTCAAATTCTTTGCCGATATGTTGGCCGATCTGCCCAACACGCATCCAGGCTGCATCGTGGCGTCGTTCTGCTATCAGGATCAGCAATTCAATCGCGACATTCGCGACCTGAACGCAGACGGCATTCGCGCGTGGCGTGCACGCATCCTGTCGCGCCTGCAAGACGTCGCCAAGCGTTACCCGCCGCGAGCGGGCGTCGAAATTGAAGCGCTGGCCGATATGTGTACGGCGATCGTTGAGGGCGGCATCATCCTCAGTCGCACGCTCGACGAGAAAGCAATGCTCGCACGCCAAGTCATGGCGTATCGCAATTATGTGAAACTCGCGTTCGAAGCGCGGGTGGAGGCTTGA
- a CDS encoding DNA polymerase III subunit gamma/tau yields the protein MSESQSPGLFGDDTSGAGYVVLARKYRPKTFEDLIGQEAMVRTIANSFALGRIPHATMLTGVRGVGKTTTARLLARALNYKRGDIDHPSVELDPPGEHCQAIMESRHPDVFEMDAASRTGINDIREILDSVRYAPVMARYKIYIIDEVHMLSTAAFNGLLKTLEEPPPHVKFMFATTEIRKVPVTVLSRCQRFDLKRIDSERLATHLGKICAKEGVKVDSDGIALIARAAEGSARDGLSLLDQALVQKPGETVSAADVRDMLGLADRARVLDLFDAISKGDAKTAITEARSQYDSGADPTLILRDLLDIGHEAARAQALGADARIIGGADWVGRVRGLAEKLSPAQLSRIWQMLLKALEEASKAPDPIAAVEMAMVRICAAQSLPPPEEAARLLRDGPTASSRPSAPPSREPLHDTPTVNKAPPPPSAPTHRLQTFEDLLRAVSDARMIELEIQLDRMKVVQYSPTGDLVFVSAPDQPRDLIRQIKDFLEEITEIEWRVRGVESTNASVESLAERRLRERQRAMEELKRQPFIAEALKHFPGAEITAVRQPQEETSGGDVVQMPSQNKTAPSPARKKEADR from the coding sequence GTGAGCGAATCCCAATCCCCCGGCCTTTTCGGCGACGATACGAGCGGCGCTGGCTATGTCGTTCTGGCCCGAAAATATCGGCCGAAGACCTTCGAAGACCTGATCGGTCAGGAGGCGATGGTGCGCACCATCGCCAATTCGTTCGCGCTTGGCCGCATTCCGCACGCGACGATGCTGACCGGCGTGCGCGGCGTCGGCAAAACCACGACAGCCCGCCTGCTAGCGCGCGCGCTGAATTACAAGCGCGGCGACATTGATCACCCCAGCGTCGAACTCGATCCGCCGGGCGAGCATTGCCAGGCCATCATGGAGAGCCGCCATCCCGACGTGTTCGAGATGGACGCCGCCTCCCGCACCGGCATCAACGACATTCGCGAAATTCTGGACAGCGTTCGCTACGCGCCCGTCATGGCGCGCTACAAGATCTACATCATCGACGAAGTGCACATGCTCTCAACGGCCGCGTTCAACGGCCTTTTGAAGACATTGGAAGAACCGCCGCCGCACGTGAAATTCATGTTCGCGACGACGGAAATCCGCAAAGTGCCCGTCACCGTGCTCTCGCGTTGCCAACGCTTTGATCTGAAGCGCATCGATAGCGAGCGGCTGGCCACCCACCTCGGCAAGATCTGCGCCAAGGAAGGCGTGAAGGTCGATTCGGACGGCATCGCGCTGATCGCCCGCGCCGCCGAAGGCTCCGCCCGAGATGGCCTTTCGCTCCTGGACCAAGCGTTGGTGCAAAAGCCGGGTGAAACAGTCAGCGCGGCGGACGTGCGCGACATGCTCGGCCTCGCCGATCGCGCTCGCGTGCTCGATCTTTTCGACGCCATCTCCAAGGGCGACGCTAAAACCGCAATCACTGAAGCGCGCAGCCAATACGACAGCGGCGCTGATCCAACGCTCATCCTGCGCGATCTGCTCGACATCGGCCACGAGGCCGCCCGCGCCCAAGCGCTCGGCGCTGACGCGCGCATCATTGGCGGCGCTGATTGGGTCGGGCGCGTGCGCGGCCTCGCCGAAAAGCTGTCGCCCGCGCAGCTTTCGCGCATATGGCAGATGCTGCTGAAGGCGCTCGAAGAAGCCAGCAAAGCGCCCGATCCGATCGCCGCCGTCGAAATGGCGATGGTCCGCATTTGCGCCGCGCAATCGCTGCCGCCGCCTGAAGAAGCCGCGCGCTTACTCAGAGACGGACCGACGGCTTCCAGCCGGCCTTCGGCGCCGCCTTCCCGCGAACCGCTGCACGACACACCGACCGTCAACAAGGCGCCACCGCCGCCGTCTGCGCCAACACATCGCCTCCAAACCTTCGAAGATTTGCTCCGCGCCGTTTCCGATGCGCGCATGATCGAGCTCGAAATCCAACTCGACCGCATGAAAGTGGTCCAATATTCGCCCACAGGCGACCTCGTGTTCGTGTCGGCGCCCGACCAGCCACGCGACCTCATCCGCCAGATCAAAGATTTTCTCGAAGAGATCACCGAAATCGAATGGCGCGTGCGCGGAGTGGAAAGCACCAACGCGTCCGTCGAAAGCCTTGCCGAACGCCGCCTGCGCGAACGCCAACGCGCGATGGAAGAATTGAAGCGCCAGCCCTTCATCGCCGAGGCATTGAAGCATTTCCCCGGTGCTGAAATCACCGCCGTGCGCCAACCGCAGGAAGAAACCAGCGGTGGCGACGTCGTGCAGATGCCGTCTCAGAACAAGACCGCGCCCTCCCCGGCGCGCAAGAAGGAAGCCGACCGATGA